The Prosthecobacter sp. genome has a segment encoding these proteins:
- a CDS encoding phosphodiester glycosidase family protein: protein MSKKRGCLKLLLLLVLAGALLTWLVGECFFNLNSNLVAVSVRDSKQTLHILSKRGTWKPATGLTTADLDAALIERHQETGMRWATLKVRREGGLAADVAQRVFGAEVHVVTLSPERFDFLTTFQPKFALTTASERMAEENLWFSITGNFRDPKGRPMGWVYHEGRQVNVPFGEWSGCFFVKDGRPWFGPKSLLNEVPGLIQEGSQVYPSVMKNHTIFSYVELQPDEFFDGTKISYRALGGMRKDGTIVFVLSGDGGVMNVSEVTEIARKLDVQHATLLDGGRALQYSIRTDDGPWHFTAFNTLLPFTHKFLERQRSPVFIGARRKAPVIVGGGSE from the coding sequence ATGTCAAAAAAACGCGGATGCCTGAAGCTGCTTCTGCTGCTCGTCCTTGCCGGCGCGCTGCTGACCTGGCTCGTGGGCGAGTGCTTTTTCAACCTGAACAGTAATCTCGTGGCCGTGAGCGTGCGCGACTCGAAACAGACGCTGCACATTCTCTCCAAACGCGGCACCTGGAAGCCCGCCACCGGCCTCACCACGGCCGATCTGGACGCCGCGCTCATCGAGCGCCATCAGGAAACCGGCATGCGCTGGGCCACGCTGAAGGTGCGGCGTGAGGGCGGCCTCGCGGCGGACGTGGCGCAGCGCGTCTTCGGCGCGGAGGTGCATGTCGTCACGCTTTCGCCCGAGCGCTTCGACTTCCTCACCACCTTCCAGCCGAAGTTTGCCCTCACCACGGCGAGCGAGCGCATGGCGGAGGAAAACCTGTGGTTCTCCATCACTGGAAACTTTCGCGATCCGAAAGGACGCCCCATGGGCTGGGTCTATCACGAAGGCAGGCAGGTGAACGTGCCCTTCGGCGAGTGGAGCGGCTGCTTCTTTGTCAAAGACGGCCGCCCGTGGTTCGGCCCGAAGTCGCTGCTCAACGAGGTGCCGGGGCTGATTCAGGAAGGATCGCAGGTGTACCCCTCCGTGATGAAGAACCACACCATCTTCTCCTACGTCGAGCTACAGCCGGATGAATTTTTCGACGGCACCAAGATCAGCTACCGCGCCCTCGGCGGCATGCGCAAGGACGGCACCATCGTCTTCGTCCTCTCCGGCGACGGCGGTGTGATGAACGTCAGCGAAGTCACCGAGATCGCCCGCAAGCTCGATGTGCAGCACGCCACCCTGCTGGATGGCGGCCGCGCTTTGCAATATTCCATCCGCACCGACGACGGCCCCTGGCACTTCACCGCCTTCAACACCCTCCTGCCCTTCACCCACAAGTTTCTTGAGCGCCAGCGCTCCCCAGTCTTCATCGGCGCACGGAGAAAAGCTCCGGTGATCGTGGGTGGTGGCAGCGAATGA
- a CDS encoding acetylxylan esterase produces the protein MKSTLTPVQAAVKGVEAFDVQIDCLGKPVSGYFGKPQKAKAKSLPAILHVHGAGVRSATLGSTSWAANEGGMLALDINAHGIPNGKPKAFYDALTAGELKGYPQIGNQDREQCYFKGMFLRLVRAIDFLTAQPEWDGKTLIVYGSSQGGFQAFAAAGLDARVSFICAGVPAGCDHTGSQANRVSGWPKIVPNDAEGKPNAAALQASRYFDNVNFAARAKCQGAAVTVGFIDTTCPPTSVYAAYNALTMSKALHTDILAGHTNTPAASKFMQDAALKHVRAMK, from the coding sequence ATGAAATCGACGCTGACACCGGTGCAAGCCGCCGTGAAGGGCGTGGAAGCCTTCGATGTGCAGATCGACTGCCTCGGCAAACCGGTGAGCGGATACTTCGGCAAACCGCAGAAGGCCAAAGCGAAATCCCTGCCGGCCATCCTGCACGTGCACGGCGCGGGCGTGCGCAGCGCCACTCTCGGCAGCACCTCCTGGGCGGCGAACGAGGGCGGCATGCTCGCGCTCGACATCAACGCGCACGGCATTCCCAACGGCAAGCCGAAGGCGTTCTACGACGCGCTCACCGCCGGCGAGCTCAAGGGCTATCCGCAGATCGGCAATCAGGACCGCGAGCAGTGCTACTTCAAAGGCATGTTCCTGCGCCTCGTCCGCGCCATCGACTTCCTCACCGCGCAGCCGGAGTGGGATGGCAAGACCCTCATCGTCTATGGCAGCAGCCAGGGCGGCTTCCAGGCCTTCGCCGCGGCGGGGCTCGACGCGCGCGTCTCCTTCATCTGCGCCGGCGTGCCCGCCGGCTGCGATCACACCGGCAGCCAGGCGAACCGCGTCAGCGGCTGGCCGAAGATCGTGCCCAACGATGCCGAGGGCAAACCCAACGCCGCCGCGCTGCAGGCCTCGCGCTACTTTGACAACGTCAACTTCGCCGCCCGCGCGAAATGCCAGGGTGCCGCTGTCACCGTCGGCTTCATCGACACCACCTGCCCGCCCACCAGCGTCTATGCCGCCTACAACGCCCTCACGATGTCCAAGGCCCTCCACACCGACATCCTCGCCGGCCACACCAACACCCCCGCCGCCTCCAAGTTCATGCAGGACGCGGCCTTGAAGCATGTGCGGGCGATGAAGTGA